From a region of the Verrucomicrobiota bacterium genome:
- a CDS encoding sugar ABC transporter substrate-binding protein: MAFGGAAQLKAVTNAVGRFNQKYPNAKVEIAIDPISNGWGDYVTRVLSQFNANNAYDVYGTAIETFRTFETRNLFIPLDDYIAGHASFSDFAPALFKYASYKDKTYFIPIGWNNIMINYNRKLFRDAGVELPKAGWTWDDFRAVARKLTVRDAAGNVTQFGYEVPNQFFFVQPWFFSNGTSVLNADWTASNMLDPKVSESLQFLYDLIHVDKVSPIPGKDTMDNQFMAGQVAMISRGHWIVENAKAAHLDLDVAIPPAKVNDVTVIGFGGYGVARTSKNPELAKELIGELTSFETQKEEGEAGGGVPGRKSAAETPDFLAYPPSAALYYQTLPHTLPVPSPANFQEVEKIFIRNYVAMMSGEVSIAEGVKRADQELNESFKRLAARQSR; encoded by the coding sequence ATGGCCTTCGGTGGTGCCGCTCAACTTAAGGCGGTCACCAATGCCGTCGGGCGGTTTAATCAGAAGTATCCGAACGCGAAGGTCGAGATCGCCATCGACCCGATCTCAAACGGCTGGGGCGACTACGTCACCCGCGTCTTGTCGCAGTTTAACGCCAACAACGCGTATGACGTCTACGGTACGGCGATCGAAACATTCAGAACGTTCGAGACCCGTAACCTGTTCATTCCGCTCGACGACTACATCGCCGGCCACGCGAGCTTTTCCGATTTTGCTCCGGCCCTCTTCAAATACGCATCCTACAAGGACAAGACCTACTTTATCCCGATCGGGTGGAACAACATCATGATCAACTACAACCGGAAGCTGTTCAGGGATGCCGGTGTTGAACTCCCCAAGGCGGGCTGGACCTGGGATGACTTCCGTGCGGTCGCCAGGAAACTGACCGTTCGCGACGCGGCGGGCAACGTGACCCAGTTCGGGTATGAAGTCCCTAACCAGTTCTTTTTCGTGCAGCCATGGTTTTTTTCGAACGGAACCTCCGTCCTGAACGCAGACTGGACCGCATCCAACATGCTTGACCCGAAAGTGTCCGAGTCGCTTCAGTTCCTCTACGACCTGATCCACGTGGATAAAGTGTCGCCGATTCCCGGCAAGGACACGATGGACAACCAGTTCATGGCCGGACAGGTGGCAATGATCTCGCGCGGCCACTGGATCGTTGAGAACGCGAAAGCCGCCCACCTCGACCTGGACGTCGCCATTCCGCCGGCCAAGGTTAATGATGTCACGGTTATCGGGTTCGGCGGCTACGGAGTCGCGAGGACGTCCAAGAATCCGGAACTTGCCAAGGAACTCATCGGTGAACTCACCAGCTTTGAAACGCAGAAGGAAGAGGGCGAAGCCGGCGGGGGTGTACCCGGGCGGAAATCGGCTGCCGAGACCCCGGACTTCCTGGCTTACCCGCCGAGTGCTGCCCTGTACTATCAGACGCTGCCGCACACGCTGCCGGTACCGTCGCCGGCAAATTTCCAGGAGGTCGAAAAGATTTTTATCCGTAACTACGTCGCCATGATGTCAGGCGAAGTCTCGATCGCAGAGGGCGTCAAGCGGGCGGATCAGGAACTGAACGAATCGTTCAAGCGCCTCGCTGCCCGTCAGAGTCGATAA
- a CDS encoding sugar ABC transporter permease, with the protein MAPFSSATATQAPAGRAKSDLEKAQTRAGYLFILPSVALYATFVLAPVILTFVLSFTYYDPMAGSRWVGLENFQRFFTGDRSLQIFWNTLCFAFFAVTGNVVVGLLLALALNRAMPAFLLYLFRLAYFLPVIIAAAFVSIVWGYFYGDDLGVINYYLIRLGFPPVHWLTSSRTAMMSIVIMDIWKNAGFFMIIFIAALQGVPKAIMDAATMDSGSYWRRFFRIVLPWISPVVFFGIVYASIGALQVYESIVILTRGGPGDATRSMSIHIVEEAFGSFDIGYGAAVSVIMTLVILIITSIQLLASRRWVRY; encoded by the coding sequence GTGGCGCCTTTTTCGAGCGCAACTGCAACGCAGGCTCCGGCCGGGCGAGCCAAGTCGGACCTCGAGAAAGCACAAACGCGTGCCGGCTACCTTTTCATCCTGCCATCCGTCGCGCTCTACGCCACTTTCGTTCTGGCGCCGGTCATCCTGACCTTCGTGCTCAGCTTCACCTACTACGATCCAATGGCCGGGTCGCGCTGGGTGGGGCTCGAAAATTTCCAAAGGTTTTTCACCGGCGATCGCTCCCTTCAGATCTTTTGGAACACCCTCTGCTTTGCATTCTTCGCCGTGACGGGAAACGTCGTCGTCGGACTTCTCCTGGCGCTCGCCCTCAATCGGGCCATGCCCGCGTTTCTTCTCTACCTGTTCCGCCTCGCGTATTTCCTGCCTGTGATCATTGCCGCCGCGTTCGTCTCAATCGTCTGGGGCTATTTCTACGGCGACGATCTCGGCGTCATCAACTACTACCTGATCAGACTCGGCTTCCCTCCGGTCCATTGGCTGACGTCAAGCCGCACGGCGATGATGTCGATCGTCATCATGGATATCTGGAAAAACGCCGGCTTCTTCATGATCATCTTCATTGCCGCACTGCAGGGCGTGCCGAAGGCGATCATGGATGCTGCAACCATGGACAGCGGCTCCTATTGGCGCCGGTTCTTCCGCATCGTGTTGCCGTGGATTTCGCCGGTTGTCTTCTTCGGGATCGTCTACGCCTCGATCGGCGCACTGCAGGTCTATGAGTCAATCGTGATCCTGACCCGGGGTGGTCCCGGCGATGCAACCCGCTCGATGTCGATCCATATCGTTGAGGAAGCCTTCGGCAGCTTTGATATCGGTTACGGTGCAGCCGTGTCCGTCATTATGACGCTGGTTATTCTGATCATCACGTCAATTCAGCTTCTCGCCTCGCGGCGTTGGGTCCGGTATTGA
- a CDS encoding carbohydrate ABC transporter permease, whose product MRLGMQTKTARRWVDRVIVAVMAVLGVFMLLPFAWLFSMSFRPPAEAYKMPPSFLPPTLDFKNYQAVLNSSVPFLRIYWNSLEVAVLVTLGQLITCTLAAFAFARLKFPGRDSIFFVMLVGLMFPAQVTIIPIYLGFAQAGLLNRPIGLVLMYLTSSFGVFLVRQFMRSQPKALEEAALMDGAGYFKIFLRISLPQLRPALSALGIITFTQTWNYYFQARVLLEPQQAMTLPVAMDLLRGYMASGNLSVVMAAMSMAVLPVILIFLLAQKMVIEGVTMSGIKS is encoded by the coding sequence TTGAGGTTGGGGATGCAGACCAAAACCGCCAGGCGCTGGGTTGACCGAGTCATTGTCGCCGTTATGGCCGTGCTGGGCGTGTTCATGCTCCTGCCGTTCGCCTGGCTTTTCAGCATGTCGTTCAGACCGCCAGCCGAGGCCTACAAAATGCCGCCGAGCTTCCTCCCACCTACCCTCGACTTCAAAAACTACCAAGCCGTTCTCAACTCCAGCGTTCCCTTCCTGCGTATCTATTGGAATAGCCTCGAAGTGGCCGTGCTCGTCACCCTCGGGCAGCTCATTACCTGTACTCTCGCCGCTTTCGCCTTCGCGCGTCTGAAGTTCCCCGGCCGCGACAGCATCTTCTTCGTGATGCTGGTGGGGTTGATGTTCCCCGCGCAGGTAACGATCATCCCCATTTACCTCGGGTTCGCTCAGGCCGGACTGCTGAATCGTCCGATCGGGCTCGTGCTCATGTATCTGACGTCGAGTTTCGGGGTTTTTCTTGTCCGCCAGTTCATGCGCTCGCAGCCGAAAGCGTTGGAAGAGGCGGCACTCATGGACGGCGCCGGCTACTTCAAAATATTCCTGCGAATTTCGCTGCCGCAGCTTCGACCCGCACTCTCCGCCTTGGGGATCATCACGTTTACCCAGACTTGGAATTACTACTTCCAGGCGCGCGTGCTGCTCGAACCCCAGCAGGCGATGACGCTGCCCGTCGCGATGGATCTGCTCCGCGGGTATATGGCGTCCGGCAATCTTTCCGTGGTGATGGCAGCCATGAGCATGGCCGTGCTGCCTGTCATCCTGATCTTTCTTCTTGCCCAGAAAATGGTGATTGAAGGCGTTACGATGAGCGGAATCAAGAGTTAA
- a CDS encoding beta-glucosidase translates to MSNDPRTVSDRFVYTGERRRYVSFPLGGIGTGSVSLTGSGRLVDWSIRNRPAIHQFNGYSHFAVKAERDGHLLGARVLNGPYEGTPAGSPSPRKFDGFGFGANRDSMAGVPHFEDVTFVGRFPVVELEFHHAGFPGRVRLTAFSPFIPHNDRDSSMPVALFAFSVENDTGAPIDYTIAATLGNYGCDSGIHTFSRHEGLNVLHFTAADPVDPEQHGDLAITTDGDDVEHVDYHFRGQWFDSLGLYWREFARAGRLRERRYDKPRATRNMFQQPEHGTVAARVCVAPGETRRVRFAISWNYPFGSIYWFNREGPGSPPFAGRAPTWKNYYATQWADATASGADALKRWDALEAQTVSFRDALFGSSLPPEIIDAVNGTLGILRSATVIRLEGGELWGWEGQHVNEGSCEGSCTHVWNYQQALPNLFPALERTLRETEFTYNQLANGGLTFRQRLPLGSGFDVIGPCADGHFGAVVKAYREWKNFGDDAWLKRYWPNIRRAMEYAWSPENPDKWDPEKTGVLWGRQHHTLDMELFGPNPWLTTMYLAALRAASIMAGAMGEPVFAKECHEMAARGGAYVDRELFNGRYYIQKVDLSDRSLLTPFDQGRKAGVLSDSFMEAYWSDEYGQIKYQIGDGCLTDQVLGQWHADIAGLGDLLAPENVRTALKSVLNENYRPSLCDHFNPCRVYAYEGEAGLLNCTWPDGSSKPALPVPYAEEVWTGLEYMMASYLIQRGLVDEGLTVVRAARARHDGSRRNPWNDIECGSYYARALSSYALVNAYSGLRFDRRHGEIGFKPARTGDGVYLWSAGCGWGVVDWNGSAVTLVVKGGELKVSRLWLPGLHGAVTVQGQAAERDGDVILLGKDHTLQAGDRLVVSVEPYGEA, encoded by the coding sequence ATGTCGAACGACCCCAGGACTGTTAGCGACCGGTTTGTTTATACCGGCGAAAGGCGCAGATACGTCTCCTTTCCCCTCGGCGGCATCGGAACCGGCAGCGTGTCACTGACGGGCAGCGGCCGGCTGGTTGACTGGAGCATCCGTAACCGGCCCGCCATCCACCAGTTCAACGGTTACAGCCACTTCGCGGTCAAGGCAGAGCGGGACGGACATCTGCTGGGTGCTCGCGTACTGAACGGACCCTACGAGGGGACACCAGCCGGTTCGCCCAGCCCACGCAAGTTCGACGGATTTGGGTTTGGCGCGAATCGCGACTCGATGGCCGGAGTCCCCCACTTTGAGGATGTCACGTTCGTCGGGCGCTTTCCGGTTGTCGAGCTCGAGTTTCATCATGCAGGCTTTCCAGGCCGTGTGCGGTTAACCGCCTTCAGCCCGTTCATCCCGCACAATGACCGCGACTCTTCGATGCCGGTCGCGCTGTTCGCATTCTCAGTCGAGAACGACACCGGCGCACCGATTGACTACACGATCGCCGCGACGCTGGGTAATTACGGTTGCGACAGCGGCATCCACACCTTTTCGCGGCATGAGGGGCTCAACGTTCTCCATTTCACCGCGGCCGATCCGGTTGATCCGGAGCAACATGGCGACCTCGCAATCACGACGGATGGGGACGACGTCGAACACGTCGACTACCATTTTCGGGGACAGTGGTTCGACAGTCTGGGTCTCTACTGGCGAGAATTCGCGCGGGCAGGCCGCCTCCGTGAGCGGCGCTACGACAAGCCGCGTGCGACCAGGAACATGTTCCAGCAACCCGAGCACGGCACCGTGGCAGCGCGCGTCTGCGTCGCGCCTGGCGAAACCCGGCGGGTGCGCTTTGCGATCAGCTGGAATTATCCGTTCGGCAGCATCTACTGGTTCAACCGCGAGGGGCCCGGCAGCCCGCCATTCGCAGGCAGGGCGCCTACCTGGAAGAACTACTATGCTACCCAATGGGCGGACGCGACCGCGAGCGGGGCGGACGCTTTGAAACGGTGGGACGCGCTCGAGGCGCAGACCGTCTCTTTCCGCGATGCGCTTTTCGGCTCCTCGCTGCCGCCTGAAATCATCGACGCAGTGAACGGCACCCTTGGGATTCTCAGATCCGCTACCGTCATCCGGCTGGAGGGTGGCGAACTCTGGGGATGGGAGGGCCAGCACGTAAATGAAGGTTCCTGCGAAGGTAGTTGCACCCACGTCTGGAACTATCAGCAGGCGCTCCCCAACCTTTTCCCGGCGCTCGAACGGACGTTGCGCGAGACGGAGTTTACCTATAATCAGTTAGCAAACGGCGGACTGACGTTCCGACAAAGGCTCCCCCTTGGGTCCGGCTTCGACGTCATCGGACCGTGCGCCGACGGGCACTTCGGCGCGGTCGTCAAAGCCTACCGCGAGTGGAAAAACTTCGGCGACGACGCGTGGCTGAAGCGGTATTGGCCGAATATCAGGCGGGCGATGGAGTACGCCTGGTCGCCGGAGAACCCGGACAAATGGGATCCGGAAAAGACCGGCGTGCTCTGGGGCCGCCAGCACCACACCCTCGACATGGAGCTGTTTGGCCCAAACCCCTGGCTGACCACCATGTACCTCGCAGCGCTGAGGGCTGCGTCGATCATGGCAGGCGCTATGGGCGAACCGGTTTTCGCAAAGGAATGCCACGAGATGGCGGCGAGAGGAGGCGCCTACGTTGATCGCGAGCTCTTCAACGGCCGCTACTACATTCAGAAGGTCGATCTGTCCGATCGCTCGCTGCTTACTCCCTTCGACCAGGGGCGCAAGGCCGGTGTGCTCAGCGACTCGTTCATGGAGGCGTACTGGTCTGATGAGTACGGGCAAATCAAGTACCAGATCGGCGACGGCTGCCTCACGGATCAGGTCCTTGGTCAATGGCACGCCGATATCGCCGGGTTAGGTGATCTCCTGGCGCCGGAAAACGTCAGGACGGCATTGAAATCCGTGCTCAACGAAAATTACCGGCCGAGCCTCTGTGACCACTTCAATCCTTGCCGGGTTTACGCTTATGAGGGCGAAGCGGGGCTCCTCAACTGCACCTGGCCCGACGGGTCGAGCAAACCGGCATTACCGGTACCCTACGCAGAAGAGGTTTGGACCGGACTCGAATACATGATGGCGTCGTACCTGATCCAGCGCGGTCTGGTCGACGAAGGCCTCACCGTGGTTCGGGCGGCACGCGCGCGCCACGACGGGTCGCGGCGCAACCCCTGGAACGACATCGAGTGCGGCAGCTACTATGCCCGGGCGCTCTCGAGCTACGCGCTTGTTAATGCGTATTCAGGCCTGCGGTTCGACCGGCGGCACGGCGAGATCGGCTTCAAACCCGCGCGCACCGGTGACGGCGTCTATCTCTGGTCCGCCGGGTGCGGCTGGGGCGTAGTTGACTGGAACGGATCGGCCGTGACGCTGGTGGTGAAGGGCGGCGAACTAAAAGTGTCGAGACTTTGGCTGCCGGGCCTTCACGGGGCAGTCACGGTGCAGGGTCAGGCCGCCGAGCGGGACGGCGACGTAATCCTGCTCGGAAAAGATCACACCCTGCAAGCCGGCGATCGTTTGGTCGTAAGCGTGGAACCGTATGGCGAAGCTTGA
- a CDS encoding ABC transporter ATP-binding protein, with amino-acid sequence MAKLELRGVRKSFLSVEVIHGIDLTVEDGSFTVFVGPSGCGKSTLLRLIAGLEDLTSGEVHIGGIRCDHLLPSARGMAMVFQSYALYPHMSVYENLRFGLANQKIPKAETDARIRRAAGILQISELLTRRPSQLSGGQSQRVAIGRAIVKEPKAFLFDEPLSNLDAELRVKMRSEIVGLHRRLGSTMIYVTHDQVEAMTMADTIVVLREGAVEQVGSPIELYARPRNRFVAGFLGTPQMNMLMATVHTATGNGMTLSVDGGRSAIDAAVDGNRTPAGAACTAGIRPEHLSLAGDGAPLAGTVIATEILGSETIVFANLQSGENVIASVRGIRNLPPGAPVRFSVDRRFVHVFDDQGTTLTPLRSWREDYLDG; translated from the coding sequence ATGGCGAAGCTTGAGCTAAGAGGCGTCCGTAAAAGCTTTCTGTCAGTTGAAGTGATTCATGGCATCGACCTGACGGTCGAAGACGGATCGTTTACCGTATTCGTCGGCCCCTCGGGGTGCGGAAAATCGACTTTGTTGCGGCTGATTGCCGGGCTTGAAGACCTAACCTCGGGCGAAGTCCACATCGGCGGCATCCGCTGCGATCACTTGTTGCCGTCCGCGCGAGGCATGGCCATGGTATTTCAGTCATATGCGCTCTATCCGCACATGAGCGTGTACGAGAACCTCCGTTTTGGCTTGGCCAATCAGAAGATCCCAAAGGCGGAGACCGACGCCCGTATCCGGCGCGCCGCCGGGATCCTCCAGATTTCCGAACTTCTCACGCGGCGGCCTTCTCAGCTCTCAGGCGGCCAGAGCCAGCGCGTCGCCATCGGTCGCGCCATCGTGAAGGAGCCGAAAGCCTTCCTGTTTGACGAACCGCTCTCCAACCTGGACGCGGAACTCCGGGTGAAGATGCGGAGTGAAATCGTCGGTCTGCATCGCCGGCTGGGGTCAACCATGATCTATGTCACCCACGATCAGGTTGAGGCCATGACGATGGCTGACACGATCGTGGTCCTGCGTGAGGGGGCTGTCGAGCAGGTAGGAAGCCCGATCGAGCTCTACGCACGGCCCCGCAACCGGTTCGTCGCCGGCTTTCTCGGCACGCCGCAAATGAACATGCTCATGGCAACGGTGCACACGGCCACCGGAAACGGAATGACCCTGTCCGTCGACGGTGGGCGGAGCGCAATCGACGCCGCCGTGGACGGAAACAGGACGCCTGCCGGCGCGGCGTGTACCGCAGGAATTCGACCCGAACATCTCTCGCTGGCTGGTGACGGCGCGCCGCTGGCCGGGACCGTCATCGCGACTGAGATCCTCGGCTCCGAGACGATTGTGTTCGCCAATCTGCAATCGGGCGAAAACGTCATTGCCTCCGTCCGTGGAATTCGCAACCTCCCGCCGGGAGCGCCGGTTCGATTTTCCGTCGACCGCCGTTTCGTTCACGTATTCGACGATCAGGGGACGACGCTTACGCCGTTGCGGTCGTGGCGCGAGGACTATCTGGATGGATAA
- a CDS encoding PIN domain-containing protein has protein sequence MRIDSTFYVDALRRRQDVRFLLRPWLIAGQLWTCGVIRAEVLRGVRLPRIKSDLNDLFDAMAEVPTDAGLWRATADLAWELDRRGTILPLTDLIIAACALQVGAPVVTLDGYFSLVPGLQTRRDLP, from the coding sequence CTATGTCGATGCATTGCGTCGACGGCAGGACGTTCGTTTCTTGCTGAGGCCTTGGCTGATCGCGGGTCAACTGTGGACGTGTGGGGTCATCCGGGCTGAAGTGCTGCGCGGCGTGCGTTTGCCGCGTATCAAATCCGACCTGAATGACCTGTTTGACGCTATGGCAGAGGTGCCGACGGATGCGGGGTTATGGCGAGCCACGGCCGATCTTGCATGGGAACTGGACCGGCGTGGCACGATCCTGCCGCTCACCGATCTGATCATCGCCGCGTGTGCCTTGCAGGTAGGCGCACCGGTGGTGACGCTGGATGGGTATTTCAGTCTGGTCCCCGGGCTTCAGACCCGGCGAGATCTTCCGTGA